AGACCGACGTCGACGAAGCCGCACAGGAGGTCGCCGAAGCGGTCTTCGGGCCTGCACGGGAGATTGCCAGCGAGTACGACGCCGAGATCGATACCGCGGTCGCGCTCGGCTCACCGGCCAGACAGATTCTCGACCGCGCTGGCGACTACGACGCCGTGATCATGGGCAGCCACGGAGGGGGCCTCCAGTCGACGCTCCTGATGGGCAACGTCGCGAGCAAAGTGTCCGCCCGCGCGCCAGTCCCGGTGACGCTGGTCCGATAGAACCGGTCGTCAGGCCTCGCCGTAGACCGGGACAGCCGCGCCACTGGTGACGCCCGCGGCGTCGCTGCAGAGAAAGAGGACGACCTCGGCGATCTCGGACGGCTTCACCCACTGCTCGTGGTCGGCGTCGGGCATCATCTCGCGGTTCATCGGCGTGTCGATCACGCTCGGCATGACCGCGTTCGCCCGCACCTCACCGGGATTCTCCTCGGCGATCGTCTCCGTGAGGATTCGCACACCGGCTTTCGAAGCGCGGTAAATCCCGTCGCCCTCGCCGCCTTCCAGCGAGGAGCGAGCCGAGACGCTGACGATCGCCCCGTCGCGCTCGCGAAGATGTGGAATCGCGTGTTTCGAGGCGAGGAACATCGTCTTGAGATTGACGTTCATCAGGAACTCGAAGGTCGCTGCCTCGGTCTCGTCGATGGGCGTCCCGCCGCGCCAGGTCCCGGCGACGTTCGCCAGGTGGTCGATCCCGCCGTGGTCTTCGACGATATCCCCAAAGACGCGTTCGACCTCACGCTCGTCGGTGAAATCACCCTGGTAGACCTCGACCGCCTCGCGGTCGGGATCGAGCAGGAAGTCCTCGCTATCTGGCTCGACGATGTCGACGGTGGCGACGGTCGCGCCCGCGTCGGCGAAGGCCGCGGCGACGGCGCTTCCGAGTGCTCCGCCGGCCCCCGTCACGACCGCCACGTCGTCGCTGAAATCGAAGGTCACACTCATGGTACTCGTCTGGAAGGACCCCGCCGGAATAAAACTAGTCGGTGCGGGGATGGCGAGAGCGCGATCCTGCAGTATCTCACCCACCGATCGGGAATCGGCGCTTGATCGTCGAGACGACGAGCAGATACGCGGGGAGAGCGACGAGAAGCACCGCAGCGAGGATCCCCCAGTCCCCGAGTCCGAGTGCGACCGTCCCGAAGTACTGATTCAGCGGCGTGTACAGGACCGCGAGTTGCAACGCGATCGACAGCCCGACCGCCAGGGCAAGCCACGGGTTCGAGAGTGTCGGCGTCTCGCGCAGCCAGCGAATGACGTACAGCTTCTCGAATTCGAGGAAGACGAATCCCGTGAACACCATCGTCATCGCGTACGGCGTGACCGCGGCCGCACCACCGAGTGTGTACACCATCAGCCCGAGCATGAGCGCCGTCGAGATCGCGCCGGTTCCCCCGATGAGCACCAGCATCGGGCGTTCGATGATCCCCCGGTCGGGGTCGCGCGGAGGCCGCTCCATCACGTCGCCGCTCTGGGGATCCGCCCCCAGCGCCAGCGCCGGCAGACCGTCGGTGAGGAGGTTAATCCAGAGCAACTGGACCGCCGGGAGCACGAGATAGCCCCAGAGCGACGCCAGAAAGACCAGCGCGACTTCGGCCACGTTCGCGCTGAGCAGGAAGGCGACGAACTTCCAGATGTTGTCGAAGATCGCCCGACCCCGTTCGACGGCCCGTTCGATCGTCGCGTA
The Halapricum salinum genome window above contains:
- a CDS encoding SDR family oxidoreductase, which gives rise to MSVTFDFSDDVAVVTGAGGALGSAVAAAFADAGATVATVDIVEPDSEDFLLDPDREAVEVYQGDFTDEREVERVFGDIVEDHGGIDHLANVAGTWRGGTPIDETEAATFEFLMNVNLKTMFLASKHAIPHLRERDGAIVSVSARSSLEGGEGDGIYRASKAGVRILTETIAEENPGEVRANAVMPSVIDTPMNREMMPDADHEQWVKPSEIAEVVLFLCSDAAGVTSGAAVPVYGEA
- a CDS encoding universal stress protein gives rise to the protein MIDRILVPMDGSEMSEHALEYALENNPNASVTVLYVAGEPSPMMGKAMRIAMETDVDEAAQEVAEAVFGPAREIASEYDAEIDTAVALGSPARQILDRAGDYDAVIMGSHGGGLQSTLLMGNVASKVSARAPVPVTLVR